Genomic DNA from Alicyclobacillus fastidiosus:
CTACAAGGGCTGCGCGATACAGGCAAAACCATTCTTATCAGCACGCACGTGCTCCACGAGTTGGCCGAGGTCGCGGATGAGATCGGTATCTTGCGCAGCGGAGAGCTGGTGGCTGTCGCCGCCATCCAAGTCATGCTCCAGCACTCCAATGCCTACCGGACCATTGTCCTTTGTGCCCGCGACAAAGGCAGCGCGTTGGAGCGGGTGCTTCAGGAGGATAAACAGGTCTTGCGGATCGATGATGGACGAGATGGGGTTGAGGTGCTGTACGCCGGCACCCACTCACAGCAGGCGGAGTTGCTGACGAAGCTCGTCGAAGCTGGCGTTCGTTTGACACAATTTACGGAAAAGCCAACGGACATCGAGGATTTATTTTTGCGGCTTTCCGCGGTGCAGGAGGGGCAGTAGCATGCGGGCAAATCCCTTACTCGCAAAGGAATTTCGGCAACGGATGCGGACGATGCGAACGCCCGTTATCATCACGGGGTACGTGCTGTGTATGGTGGTTCTCACGTTTTTCTTGCTGTACGAAAACGTGCAGGGCCAACTATATCTGGTCCAGCCGACGAAGAGTCAACAGGTGTTTGTCATCTTGAGTCTGCTTCAGATGGTGGTGGTCGCATTTCTCACGCCAGCGTTTGCCGCGGGATCTGTGAGTGGTGAACGAGAGCGCAAGACACTCGCAGTTCTGCTCACGACCCCTGTGTCGCCAATTGGCATTCTGATTGGAAAAGTGCTTTCGTCGAGCGCCTTATTGGTACTGTTGGTGATTGTGACACTCCCTGTGTACAGTCTCGTGTTTCTGTACGGCGGTGCTGTACCGCAGGAAGTCCTAGCAGTTCTTGCGTTTCAGTT
This window encodes:
- a CDS encoding ABC transporter permease, whose product is MRANPLLAKEFRQRMRTMRTPVIITGYVLCMVVLTFFLLYENVQGQLYLVQPTKSQQVFVILSLLQMVVVAFLTPAFAAGSVSGERERKTLAVLLTTPVSPIGILIGKVLSSSALLVLLVIVTLPVYSLVFLYGGAVPQEVLAVLAFQLFTIVIIATLCVLFSTIALRSTWSTVLSYGTVSVMMVVFAAIGYGLKMMYQQNPIELFSLHWANFVLALNPLYVEASLEGAVQGTARDWATFAWFYVVVIMILLVPSLWRLRPQWFARLPGGKSRTEKQYQ